A window from Pseudomonas kribbensis encodes these proteins:
- a CDS encoding glycine betaine ABC transporter substrate-binding protein: MKRLSLILGCVLLFAGLAQAAEKPLIRLGARVFTEQTLLAEITAQYLRSKGYDAQITGGLGSNLARSAHESGQLDMLWEYTGVSLVAYNHVTEKLDSEQSYARVKELDAKKGLVWLTPSKFSNTYALALPKKVAEAYPQISNISQLNDVLRSEAKSNHLVALDTEFANRSDGLDGMVKLYDMNLTRQNIRQMDAGLVYTALRNGQVFAGLVYTTDGRLNAFGLKLLEDDKHYFPDYTAAPVVRQAYLDAHPQLAAQLKPLAELFDDETMRQLNARVDVDHESPSKVAADFLRQHPLN, encoded by the coding sequence ATGAAACGACTTAGCTTGATTCTGGGCTGCGTTCTGCTGTTCGCAGGATTGGCGCAAGCCGCCGAAAAACCGCTCATTCGCCTCGGCGCCCGGGTGTTCACCGAGCAGACCCTGCTCGCGGAAATCACCGCGCAATATCTGCGCAGCAAAGGCTACGACGCGCAGATCACCGGCGGACTGGGCAGCAACCTGGCCCGCAGCGCCCACGAAAGCGGGCAACTGGACATGCTCTGGGAATACACCGGCGTGTCGCTGGTGGCCTACAACCATGTCACCGAAAAACTCGACAGCGAACAGTCCTATGCCCGGGTGAAAGAACTCGACGCGAAAAAAGGCCTGGTCTGGCTGACGCCGTCGAAATTCAGCAACACCTACGCCCTCGCCCTGCCGAAGAAAGTGGCCGAGGCATATCCGCAGATCAGCAACATCAGCCAGTTGAACGACGTGCTGCGCAGCGAGGCCAAGAGCAATCATCTGGTGGCGCTGGACACCGAATTCGCCAACCGCTCCGACGGTCTGGACGGCATGGTCAAGCTCTACGATATGAACCTGACGCGCCAGAACATCCGGCAGATGGACGCGGGGCTGGTCTACACCGCACTGCGCAACGGCCAGGTGTTTGCCGGCCTGGTCTACACCACCGACGGTCGCCTCAACGCGTTCGGCCTGAAGCTGCTGGAAGACGACAAGCATTACTTCCCGGACTACACCGCCGCGCCTGTGGTGCGTCAGGCCTACCTCGACGCTCACCCGCAATTGGCGGCGCAACTCAAGCCACTGGCCGAACTGTTCGACGACGAAACCATGCGTCAGCTCAACGCACGGGTCGATGTCGATCACGAGAGTCCGTCGAAAGTCGCTGCCGACTTCTTGCGCCAGCACCCACTGAACTGA
- a CDS encoding TonB-dependent receptor — translation MSRQHAQLPVSSPRLLASAIGVALTAGSAGHMVFAAEKTDSKASGNAIALDATAITGEAQDSTSYQVEKASSPKYTAPLVDTPRSVTVIPQQVLKDTGALNMQDALRTVPGITFGAGEGGNPQGDRPFIRGFDAQGDTYLDGVRDTGSQSREIFAVENIEVSKGPNSAIGGRGAAGGSINLVSKKAHLGNSFDGGFTWGSDQTQRYTLDGNYQFSDTAAGRLNLMSHESNVAGRDSVDYDRWGIAPSLAFGLGTDTRVNLDYYHLESNDTPDSGIPYTIPAAGSAARTKSNPDKPYSGGDHSNFYGLDGRDFRKGRTDTATFAIEHDLSDSLTIKNTLRHGTSMQDYILTQPDDSKGNVNNGSVWRRANTRVSNTETTTNQTDLFGNFYVAGFKNSFSTGVEYTREESRKSSYNVNTDTTPGSPGTSSTNCTPSMIGASSGYNCTSLSNPNPNDPWNGAISRNYAGTDTKANTYALYAFDTLELSDQWLVNMGLRYDHFDTKYRTYDGSGATVVTKGIESKGKDTSEFVTGQFGVVYKPAPNGSIYASYATSATPPGSTLGEGMDGNPLGGTTDRSGNLLSSDMEPETTKNYEIGTKWDLLNDRLSLTADIFRTEKDNARVQVDTTSYENVGKTRVQGIELSASGKITDKWQVFAGYAYMDSEQVDGGDLPANKANNGNELPNTPKNSASLWTTYQVTPKLTIGGGAFYVDDVYGSVANTTMVDSYVRYDAMAAYKLSKNVDLQLNVQNLTNETYYDKAFSTHFANQAAGRTALLSTNFHF, via the coding sequence ATGTCACGTCAACACGCACAATTACCCGTCAGCTCACCACGTCTGCTCGCCTCTGCCATCGGCGTCGCACTGACCGCCGGCTCCGCAGGCCACATGGTGTTCGCGGCCGAAAAGACCGACAGCAAAGCCTCCGGCAATGCCATTGCCCTGGACGCCACCGCCATCACCGGCGAAGCCCAGGACTCGACGTCCTACCAGGTCGAGAAGGCCTCCTCGCCCAAGTACACCGCGCCGCTGGTCGACACACCGCGCTCGGTTACCGTTATTCCGCAACAAGTCCTGAAAGACACCGGCGCCCTGAACATGCAGGATGCGCTGCGCACCGTGCCGGGCATCACCTTCGGTGCCGGTGAAGGTGGCAACCCACAGGGCGACCGTCCGTTCATCCGTGGTTTCGACGCCCAGGGCGACACCTACCTCGACGGCGTGCGCGACACCGGTTCCCAGAGCCGCGAGATCTTCGCCGTGGAAAACATCGAAGTCAGCAAGGGCCCGAACTCCGCCATTGGCGGTCGCGGCGCGGCTGGCGGCAGCATCAACCTGGTGAGCAAGAAAGCCCACCTGGGCAACTCGTTCGACGGTGGTTTCACCTGGGGCTCCGACCAGACCCAGCGCTACACCCTGGACGGCAACTACCAGTTCAGCGACACCGCCGCCGGCCGTCTGAACCTGATGAGCCACGAGAGCAATGTCGCCGGTCGCGACAGCGTCGACTACGACCGTTGGGGCATCGCGCCGTCCCTGGCCTTCGGCCTGGGTACCGACACCCGTGTCAACCTCGACTACTACCATCTCGAAAGCAACGACACCCCGGACTCGGGCATCCCGTACACCATTCCGGCCGCCGGCTCGGCCGCGCGCACCAAGTCCAACCCGGACAAACCGTACTCGGGTGGCGATCACAGCAACTTCTACGGTCTGGACGGCCGCGATTTCCGCAAGGGCCGCACCGACACCGCGACCTTCGCCATCGAACACGATCTGAGCGACTCGCTGACCATCAAGAACACCCTGCGTCACGGCACCAGCATGCAGGACTACATCCTGACCCAGCCGGACGACAGCAAGGGCAACGTCAACAATGGCAGCGTCTGGCGTCGTGCGAACACTCGCGTGAGCAACACCGAGACCACCACCAACCAGACTGACCTGTTCGGCAACTTCTACGTTGCGGGCTTCAAGAACAGCTTCTCCACCGGTGTCGAGTACACCCGTGAGGAAAGCCGCAAGTCCTCGTACAACGTCAACACCGACACCACCCCGGGCAGCCCTGGCACGTCCAGCACCAACTGCACGCCGTCGATGATCGGCGCTTCCAGCGGCTACAACTGCACCTCGCTGTCGAACCCGAACCCGAATGATCCGTGGAATGGCGCAATCTCGCGCAACTACGCCGGCACCGACACCAAGGCCAATACCTACGCGCTGTATGCGTTCGATACGCTGGAACTGTCCGATCAGTGGCTGGTGAACATGGGCCTGCGTTACGACCACTTCGACACCAAGTACCGCACCTACGATGGCTCGGGCGCCACCGTCGTGACCAAAGGCATCGAGTCCAAGGGCAAAGACACCAGCGAGTTCGTCACCGGGCAGTTCGGCGTGGTCTACAAACCGGCACCAAACGGCAGTATCTATGCGTCCTACGCCACCTCGGCCACCCCACCGGGCAGCACCCTGGGTGAAGGCATGGACGGCAACCCGCTGGGCGGCACCACTGATCGCAGCGGCAACCTGCTGAGCAGCGACATGGAGCCGGAAACCACCAAGAACTACGAAATCGGCACCAAGTGGGATCTGCTGAACGATCGCCTGTCGCTGACCGCCGACATCTTCCGCACCGAGAAAGACAACGCTCGTGTGCAAGTCGATACCACCTCGTACGAAAACGTCGGCAAGACCCGTGTGCAGGGTATCGAGCTGTCGGCCAGCGGCAAGATCACCGACAAGTGGCAAGTATTCGCCGGCTACGCCTACATGGACAGCGAGCAAGTGGACGGTGGTGACCTGCCGGCCAACAAGGCCAACAACGGCAACGAACTGCCGAACACCCCGAAAAACAGCGCCAGCCTGTGGACCACTTACCAGGTCACGCCGAAGCTGACCATCGGTGGCGGTGCGTTCTACGTGGATGACGTGTACGGCAGCGTGGCCAACACCACCATGGTCGATTCCTATGTTCGCTACGACGCGATGGCCGCGTACAAGCTGAGCAAAAACGTCGACCTGCAACTGAACGTGCAGAACCTGACCAACGAAACCTACTACGACAAAGCCTTCTCGACTCACTTCGCCAACCAGGCCGCGGGCCGTACGGCATTGCTGAGCACCAACTTCCACTTCTGA
- a CDS encoding Fe2+-dependent dioxygenase, which translates to MLLHIPALFEKDEVRRIREALEQADWADGKITAGYQSAKAKHNLQLPEGHPLAKEIGAAMLERLWKNPLFMSAALPHKVFPPLLNCYTAGGSFDFHIDNAVRQPKGSIERVRTDLSATLFFSEPEDYDGGELEIQDTYGTQRVKLPAGDMVLYPGTSLHKVNAVTHGARYASFFWTQSLVREDSQRALLFEMDGAIQQLTQDMPDHPSLIRLTGTYHNLLRRWVEV; encoded by the coding sequence ATGCTGCTGCACATCCCCGCTCTGTTCGAGAAAGACGAAGTGCGGCGCATCCGCGAGGCTCTGGAACAGGCCGACTGGGCCGACGGCAAGATCACCGCCGGCTATCAATCGGCCAAGGCCAAGCACAATCTGCAACTGCCCGAAGGCCATCCGCTAGCCAAGGAAATTGGCGCCGCGATGCTTGAACGCCTGTGGAAAAATCCGCTGTTCATGTCGGCCGCATTGCCGCACAAAGTATTTCCGCCGTTACTCAACTGCTACACGGCGGGCGGCAGTTTCGATTTCCACATCGACAACGCCGTGCGTCAGCCCAAGGGCAGCATCGAGCGAGTGCGCACCGACCTGTCGGCCACGCTGTTCTTCAGTGAGCCCGAGGATTACGACGGCGGCGAGCTGGAGATCCAGGACACCTACGGCACCCAGCGCGTGAAACTGCCTGCCGGCGACATGGTGCTGTACCCCGGCACCAGCCTGCACAAGGTCAACGCCGTCACTCACGGCGCACGTTATGCCTCGTTCTTCTGGACCCAAAGCCTGGTGCGCGAGGACAGCCAGCGCGCCTTGCTGTTCGAGATGGACGGCGCGATCCAGCAACTCACCCAGGACATGCCCGACCACCCTTCGCTGATCCGCCTCACCGGCACTTATCACAACCTGTTGCGTCGCTGGGTCGAGGTGTAA
- a CDS encoding ABC transporter permease, which yields MEFLNAFSHLDWQQVMHLTWQHITLVGIAVSLAILIGVPLGILMTRFPSLAGPLQASATVLLTVPSIALFGLLLPFYSKFGQGLGPMPAITAVFLYSLLPIMRNTYLALTGVEPGIREAARGIGMTFGQRLHMVELPIAVPVILAGVRTAVVMNIGVMTIAATIGAGGLGVLILASISRSDMSMLIVGALLVSLLAIFADLILQWLQRSLTPKGLLK from the coding sequence ATGGAATTTTTGAACGCCTTTTCCCACCTCGACTGGCAGCAGGTGATGCACCTGACCTGGCAGCACATCACCCTGGTCGGCATTGCCGTCAGCCTGGCGATCCTCATCGGCGTGCCGCTGGGCATTTTGATGACGCGCTTCCCGAGCCTCGCCGGCCCGTTGCAGGCCAGCGCCACGGTGCTACTGACCGTGCCGTCGATTGCGCTGTTCGGCCTGCTGCTGCCGTTCTATTCGAAATTCGGTCAGGGCCTCGGCCCGATGCCGGCGATCACCGCCGTGTTCCTTTATTCACTGCTGCCGATCATGCGCAACACCTACCTCGCCCTGACCGGCGTCGAACCGGGCATTCGCGAAGCCGCACGCGGCATCGGCATGACCTTCGGCCAGCGCCTGCACATGGTCGAGCTGCCGATTGCGGTGCCGGTGATCCTCGCCGGCGTGCGCACCGCCGTGGTGATGAACATCGGCGTGATGACCATCGCCGCGACCATCGGCGCCGGCGGCCTCGGCGTGCTGATCCTCGCCTCCATCAGCCGCAGTGACATGTCGATGCTGATCGTCGGCGCGCTGCTGGTCAGTCTTCTGGCGATCTTCGCCGACCTCATTTTGCAGTGGCTGCAACGTTCGCTGACTCCAAAAGGACTCCTCAAATGA
- a CDS encoding type III PLP-dependent enzyme, with protein MSIQVEDYFARETFQKMKAFADKQETPFVVIDTAMIAQAYDDLRAGFEFAKVYYAVKANPAVEIIDLLKEKGSSFDIASIYELDKVLSRGVSPDQISYGNTIKKSKDIRYFYEKGVRLFATDSEADLRNIAKAAPGAKVYVRILTEGSTTADWPLSRKFGCQTDMAMDLLILARDLGLVPYGISFHVGSQQRDISVWDAAIAKVKVIFERLKEEDGIHLKLINMGGGFPANYITRTNSLETYAEEIIRFLKEDFGDDLPEIILEPGRSLIANAGILVSEVVLVARKSRTAVERWVYTDVGKFSGLIETMDEAIKFPIWTEKKGEMEEVVIAGPTCDSADIMYENYKYGLPLNLAIGDRLYWLSTGAYTTSYSAVEFNGFPPLKSFYV; from the coding sequence ATGTCGATCCAGGTCGAAGACTATTTCGCGCGCGAAACCTTTCAGAAAATGAAGGCGTTCGCCGACAAGCAGGAAACCCCGTTCGTGGTGATCGACACCGCGATGATCGCGCAGGCCTACGATGACCTGCGCGCCGGTTTCGAATTCGCCAAGGTCTACTACGCGGTCAAGGCCAACCCGGCCGTCGAGATCATCGACCTTCTCAAAGAGAAAGGCTCGAGCTTCGACATCGCCTCGATCTATGAGCTGGACAAAGTGCTGAGCCGTGGCGTCAGCCCGGACCAGATCAGCTACGGCAACACCATCAAGAAATCCAAGGACATCCGCTACTTCTATGAGAAAGGCGTGCGCCTGTTCGCCACCGACTCCGAAGCCGACCTGCGCAATATCGCCAAAGCAGCACCGGGCGCCAAAGTCTATGTGCGCATCCTGACCGAAGGCTCGACCACGGCCGATTGGCCGCTGTCGCGCAAGTTCGGCTGCCAGACCGACATGGCCATGGACCTGCTGATCCTCGCCCGCGACCTGGGTCTGGTGCCGTACGGCATTTCGTTCCACGTCGGTTCGCAACAGCGCGACATCAGCGTCTGGGACGCGGCGATCGCCAAGGTCAAAGTGATCTTCGAGCGCCTGAAGGAAGAAGACGGCATCCACCTCAAGCTGATCAACATGGGCGGTGGCTTCCCGGCCAACTACATCACCCGCACCAACAGCCTGGAAACCTACGCCGAAGAAATCATCCGTTTCCTGAAGGAAGACTTCGGTGATGACCTGCCGGAAATCATCCTGGAACCGGGCCGTTCGCTGATCGCCAACGCCGGTATCCTGGTCAGTGAAGTGGTACTGGTTGCGCGCAAATCCCGCACCGCCGTCGAGCGTTGGGTTTACACCGATGTGGGCAAGTTCTCCGGCCTGATCGAAACCATGGACGAAGCCATCAAGTTCCCGATCTGGACCGAGAAGAAAGGCGAGATGGAGGAAGTCGTCATCGCCGGCCCGACCTGCGACAGCGCCGACATCATGTACGAAAACTACAAGTACGGCCTGCCGCTGAACCTGGCGATCGGTGATCGCCTGTACTGGCTGTCGACCGGTGCGTACACCACCAGTTACAGCGCCGTAGAGTTCAATGGCTTCCCGCCGCTGAAATCCTTCTACGTGTGA
- a CDS encoding tetratricopeptide repeat protein: MADFRLRREEVLDGDRLTAMLEESPARAAQAILLAAGEGVLEAQALLGQILLDGHGIAQDQPLALRWFEIAAGQGHLMARNMLGRCHEHGWGCVADAAVAARHYRVAADAGLDWAMYNLANLLATGRGVVIDHLQAMTLYQRAAEAGHAKSMNLLGRYLEEGQVCPANPSAARDWYRRSAEGGDFRGQFSHAAVLAAEGRVNDALVWLEKALAVGNLNFLRVASVSLLNAQHPQIRAMAGAYKLRLADLTGL, translated from the coding sequence GTGGCGGACTTTCGGTTACGTCGCGAAGAAGTCCTCGACGGCGATCGACTCACGGCCATGCTCGAAGAAAGTCCGGCCCGCGCGGCCCAGGCCATTCTGCTGGCGGCAGGTGAGGGCGTGCTGGAAGCGCAGGCGCTGCTCGGGCAGATTCTGCTCGATGGTCATGGGATTGCCCAGGATCAACCGCTGGCATTGCGCTGGTTTGAAATTGCCGCCGGGCAAGGTCATCTGATGGCGCGCAACATGCTCGGCCGTTGCCATGAACACGGATGGGGTTGTGTGGCCGACGCAGCGGTTGCCGCCAGGCATTATCGCGTTGCAGCGGACGCCGGGCTGGACTGGGCGATGTACAACCTCGCCAATCTGCTCGCGACCGGACGCGGTGTAGTGATCGATCATCTCCAGGCCATGACGCTTTATCAGCGTGCGGCCGAAGCCGGGCATGCCAAGTCGATGAACCTGCTCGGTCGTTATCTGGAAGAAGGGCAAGTGTGCCCGGCGAATCCGTCAGCGGCCCGTGACTGGTATCGACGCTCGGCCGAGGGCGGGGATTTTCGCGGGCAGTTCAGTCATGCGGCGGTGCTGGCAGCTGAGGGGCGCGTCAATGACGCGCTGGTCTGGCTGGAGAAAGCATTGGCCGTCGGTAATCTGAATTTCCTGCGAGTCGCCAGTGTGTCTTTGTTGAATGCACAACATCCGCAAATCCGTGCGATGGCCGGTGCTTATAAGTTACGACTGGCAGATCTGACTGGTTTGTAA
- a CDS encoding betaine/proline/choline family ABC transporter ATP-binding protein (Members of the family are the ATP-binding subunit of ABC transporters for substrates such as betaine, L-proline or other amino acids, choline, carnitine, etc. The substrate specificity is best determined from the substrate-binding subunit, rather than this subunit, as it interacts with the permease subunit and not with substrate directly.): protein MIELQNLSKTFQSNGKDVKAVDSVSLTVNEGEICVFLGPSGCGKSTTLKMINRLIRPTSGKILINGEDTTDLDEVTLRRNIGYVIQQIGLFPNMTIEENIVVVPKLLGWDKQKCHDRARELMSMIKLEPKQYLHRYPRELSGGQQQRIGVIRALAADAPLLLMDEPFGAVDPINREMIQNEFFEMQRALNKTVIMVSHDIDEAIKLGDKIAIFRAGKLLQIDHPDTLLAHPADDFVSNFVGQDSTLKRLLLVKAEDAADNAPSVSPETPVADALELMDEHDRRYVVVTCAENKALGYVRRRDLHRQTGTCAQFLREFNATAAYDEHLRILLSRMYEFNRAWLPVMDAERVFLGEVTQESIAEYLSSGKSRGGKTSIVSPAEVALV, encoded by the coding sequence ATGATCGAACTTCAAAACCTCAGCAAGACCTTCCAAAGCAACGGCAAAGATGTGAAAGCCGTGGACTCGGTAAGCCTGACCGTCAATGAAGGCGAAATCTGCGTGTTCCTCGGGCCATCGGGTTGCGGCAAAAGCACCACGCTGAAAATGATCAACCGCCTGATCAGACCGACCTCGGGCAAAATCCTGATCAACGGCGAAGACACCACCGACCTCGACGAAGTGACCCTGCGTCGCAACATCGGCTACGTGATCCAGCAGATCGGTCTGTTCCCCAACATGACCATCGAAGAGAACATCGTGGTGGTGCCGAAACTGCTCGGCTGGGACAAACAGAAATGCCATGACCGCGCCCGCGAACTGATGAGCATGATCAAGCTGGAACCCAAGCAATATCTGCATCGTTATCCCCGTGAACTGTCCGGCGGCCAGCAACAACGGATCGGTGTGATCAGGGCACTGGCGGCGGATGCACCGCTGCTGCTGATGGACGAACCGTTCGGTGCGGTGGACCCGATCAACCGCGAGATGATCCAGAACGAATTCTTCGAGATGCAGCGGGCGCTGAACAAGACCGTGATCATGGTCAGTCACGACATCGATGAGGCGATCAAGCTCGGCGACAAGATCGCCATCTTCCGCGCCGGCAAACTGCTGCAGATCGACCACCCGGACACCTTGCTCGCCCATCCGGCAGACGACTTTGTCAGTAACTTCGTCGGCCAGGACAGCACGCTCAAACGCCTGTTGCTGGTGAAGGCGGAAGACGCGGCGGACAACGCTCCATCCGTGAGCCCGGAAACCCCGGTGGCCGATGCGTTGGAATTGATGGACGAGCATGACCGTCGCTACGTGGTGGTCACCTGTGCCGAGAACAAGGCTCTGGGTTACGTGCGACGTCGCGACCTGCATCGTCAGACCGGTACGTGCGCGCAGTTCCTGCGTGAGTTCAACGCCACGGCTGCGTACGACGAGCATTTACGCATCCTGTTGTCGCGCATGTACGAATTCAATCGTGCCTGGTTGCCGGTGATGGATGCCGAGCGAGTGTTTCTCGGCGAGGTTACCCAGGAGTCGATTGCCGAGTATCTGAGCTCGGGCAAATCCCGTGGGGGCAAGACCAGCATTGTGTCGCCGGCGGAAGTTGCGCTGGTGTGA
- a CDS encoding ABC transporter permease has protein sequence MGGAVVIALLALLVHWIGINTIEHYRDDLLFYLQAHLILVLASMLAALVVGIPAGIFLSRPTMVGRAERFMQIFNIGNTVPPLAVLAIALGILGIGSGPAIFALFLASLLPIVRNTYEGLKNVQGSLKEAATGIGMTPRQVLWQVELPNAVPIIVGGVRVALAINVGTAPLAFLIGANSLGSLIFPGIALNNQPQLLLGAACTALLALLLDGVVTLASRLWLERGLRPS, from the coding sequence ATGGGAGGTGCGGTGGTGATCGCGCTCCTGGCCCTGCTGGTCCACTGGATCGGCATCAACACGATCGAACACTACCGCGACGATTTGTTGTTTTACCTGCAAGCTCATCTGATTCTCGTCCTCGCTTCAATGCTGGCCGCCCTTGTCGTGGGCATCCCCGCCGGTATCTTCCTGAGCCGCCCGACCATGGTCGGCCGCGCCGAACGCTTCATGCAGATCTTCAACATCGGTAACACCGTGCCACCGCTGGCCGTACTGGCGATTGCCCTGGGGATACTCGGCATCGGCAGTGGTCCGGCGATCTTCGCTTTATTCCTCGCCTCGCTTTTGCCGATTGTGCGCAACACCTACGAAGGCCTGAAAAACGTCCAGGGCTCGCTGAAAGAAGCCGCCACCGGCATCGGCATGACCCCGCGCCAGGTGTTGTGGCAGGTCGAGTTGCCCAATGCCGTGCCGATCATCGTCGGCGGTGTGCGGGTGGCTCTGGCGATCAACGTCGGTACGGCGCCGCTGGCGTTCCTGATCGGCGCCAACAGCCTCGGCAGCCTGATCTTCCCCGGCATCGCCCTGAACAATCAGCCGCAACTGCTGCTCGGCGCCGCGTGCACCGCGCTGCTGGCCCTGCTGCTCGATGGCGTGGTCACCCTCGCCAGCCGTCTCTGGCTGGAACGCGGTTTGCGCCCGTCTTAA
- a CDS encoding alpha-xenorhabdolysin family binary toxin subunit A — translation MEFKMDNKIVEAAAKAPRMFVSASLGEGEEYNRETGIQLTKEQIISLRKYEVLGLSLPVRLADVIAYLNYGAGDAGGVGLKAADFLRTFTYTYDHAKRWSPLREKIMLTGTDLKIFAGSIIRTGKGIVEIYEDLKASRYLEEYDINTPEEYLELKRTIPGLPDLGLPSSDVPEIKAYLNDMLAKVMQCHGKAEHVRSELDSFGADMREIVLPEIRLRLEFVSRNTYQADIQVLQDEIDQRSKEIDELNKQYDQLVQEAIRSAATLNIGGLILGIYQGVKAEKIRKERNLRKAEQLASNQLMASKNQTLSSLNKIRDDLQNLSYVAIEAEVATQNLMLVWNALSTYINASVKEVDLLQEATSLRKFKNQILGIIDPWEQIKVSSDQLLGVFAAADKEYGSSFTMFGSKAVMFSLNSSVNSDFDAAALRAHAAAVQTSNVTAQMLGEQFDYLPGTVRTMNGLTMAIQNATFGLRNQAQVTGISLERAQNKLKTAQSELIDYPEDADEIREEMEIELKNVSMKVSEHANDLKMTHNGLSTAYDRSASAQWIVELQQDHAFAEALKVKSEEKIADFEKQMKSVSEALELIAKAGVEKIGKEARLTLDNLKALGLAPPQVQIALLAIDTLKKMIAGIGEAISYLNMLAGYNQLKDKAADMREQLKKHVNDIYQIDGKIQLVQVLDQLDEERWSYVNEYSNLVAVFESFARDFKPDKSQPAEQRTVAALTRIADVRQYLKTVQQ, via the coding sequence ATGGAATTCAAGATGGATAACAAGATTGTCGAGGCCGCTGCAAAAGCACCTCGAATGTTTGTAAGTGCTTCGCTCGGCGAGGGTGAAGAGTACAATCGGGAAACCGGTATTCAATTAACCAAAGAACAGATTATCAGCCTGCGCAAGTATGAAGTGCTGGGGCTGTCGCTTCCCGTTCGGCTGGCGGATGTCATTGCCTATCTGAACTATGGCGCCGGGGATGCAGGGGGCGTTGGTCTCAAGGCAGCAGACTTTCTGCGGACATTCACCTACACCTACGACCATGCGAAACGCTGGTCGCCGTTGCGTGAAAAAATCATGCTCACCGGTACTGATCTGAAGATTTTTGCCGGCAGCATTATTCGCACGGGTAAAGGGATCGTTGAGATCTACGAAGACCTGAAAGCCTCCAGGTATCTGGAGGAATACGATATCAATACGCCGGAAGAGTATCTGGAGCTGAAACGCACGATTCCGGGTCTTCCAGACCTCGGCTTGCCGTCCAGTGATGTTCCGGAAATCAAGGCCTACCTTAATGACATGCTGGCCAAAGTCATGCAGTGCCACGGGAAGGCCGAGCATGTCAGGTCCGAACTGGACAGCTTTGGCGCAGACATGCGCGAGATCGTGCTGCCGGAGATCAGGTTGCGACTGGAGTTTGTGTCTCGCAATACTTATCAGGCGGACATTCAGGTTCTTCAGGACGAGATCGATCAGCGTTCGAAAGAAATCGATGAACTGAACAAACAATATGATCAGTTGGTTCAGGAAGCGATCAGGTCCGCAGCGACGCTGAATATCGGTGGTTTGATTCTTGGCATCTATCAGGGCGTCAAGGCCGAAAAGATCCGCAAGGAGCGAAACCTGCGTAAGGCAGAGCAACTGGCCTCCAACCAGCTGATGGCCAGCAAAAATCAGACACTGAGTTCCCTGAACAAGATTCGCGACGACTTGCAGAACCTGAGTTATGTAGCGATAGAGGCTGAAGTTGCCACGCAAAACCTGATGCTGGTATGGAATGCGCTGAGTACCTATATCAATGCGTCGGTCAAAGAAGTTGACTTGCTCCAGGAAGCAACTTCCTTGAGGAAGTTCAAGAACCAGATTCTTGGAATCATTGATCCGTGGGAACAGATAAAGGTAAGTTCCGATCAGCTGTTGGGCGTTTTTGCTGCGGCAGATAAAGAGTATGGAAGCAGTTTCACGATGTTCGGGAGTAAAGCAGTGATGTTTTCGCTAAATAGTTCCGTTAATTCGGATTTTGACGCCGCAGCCTTGCGTGCCCACGCGGCGGCTGTTCAGACCAGTAATGTCACTGCGCAAATGCTGGGTGAGCAGTTCGATTATCTGCCGGGCACCGTTCGCACAATGAACGGGCTGACGATGGCTATCCAGAACGCCACATTCGGGCTCCGTAACCAGGCCCAGGTAACCGGGATCAGTCTGGAGCGTGCGCAGAATAAGCTGAAGACAGCTCAGAGCGAACTGATTGATTACCCGGAAGACGCGGATGAAATCCGCGAAGAAATGGAAATCGAGCTCAAGAATGTATCGATGAAAGTCTCCGAGCACGCGAACGATTTGAAGATGACGCACAACGGCTTGAGTACAGCTTATGACCGATCGGCTTCGGCGCAATGGATTGTGGAGCTACAGCAGGACCATGCGTTCGCGGAGGCATTGAAGGTCAAGTCGGAAGAAAAAATCGCCGATTTCGAAAAGCAGATGAAATCGGTGTCTGAAGCGCTTGAGCTGATCGCGAAAGCCGGGGTGGAGAAAATCGGTAAGGAAGCCCGATTGACGCTGGATAACCTCAAAGCACTGGGGCTGGCGCCACCGCAGGTTCAGATTGCACTGCTTGCCATTGATACCTTGAAAAAAATGATCGCGGGTATCGGCGAGGCCATTTCTTATCTGAACATGCTGGCGGGTTACAACCAGCTCAAGGATAAGGCGGCTGATATGAGGGAACAGTTGAAGAAGCACGTCAACGATATCTACCAGATCGATGGAAAGATTCAGCTGGTGCAAGTCCTCGACCAGTTGGACGAAGAGCGCTGGAGTTACGTGAATGAGTATTCGAATCTGGTGGCCGTATTCGAGTCCTTCGCCCGAGACTTCAAACCGGATAAGTCGCAGCCTGCCGAGCAACGGACGGTTGCCGCACTCACCCGGATTGCCGACGTCAGGCAGTACCTGAAAACTGTTCAGCAGTAA